A stretch of the Zeugodacus cucurbitae isolate PBARC_wt_2022May chromosome 6, idZeuCucr1.2, whole genome shotgun sequence genome encodes the following:
- the LOC105215941 gene encoding U3 small nucleolar ribonucleoprotein protein IMP3 isoform X3, translating to MVRKLKYHEQKLLKKVDFITWKVDNGGKETKVIRRYHIRKPADYTKYNKLSREIRTLSEKIAKLENTDPFRTEAATMLLLKLYDMGLTRNQMDLAVASGVSASSFCRRRLPVVMVKIQFEFSQINFRLKLRSLDKSCLTTFAPPQNSLGYVKYQLGLQMHLLGVAYTKRHSICIAKGM from the exons ATGGTGCGTAAACTAAAATATCACGAGCAGAAATTACTGAAAAAAGTTGACTTCATCACATGGAAAGTAGATAATGGTGGAAAAGAAACAAAAGTTATACGTCGCTATCACATACGCAAGCCAGCCGATTATACCAA ATACAACAAGTTATCGCGTGAGATACGCACGCTGAGCGAAAAAATTGCCAAATTAGAGAATACCGATCCTTTCAGAACCGAAGCGGCTACAATGTTGCTACTGAAGCTCTATGATATGGGTCTAACACGCAATCAAATGGATTTAGCGGTTGCAAGCGGTGTCTCGGCGAGTAGTTTTTGTAGACGTCGCTTGCCGGTGGTGATGGTGAAaa TACAATTCGAATTTAGTCAAATAAATTTTCGGCTGAAGTTAAGATCACTAGACAAATCTTGTCTTACAACTTTTGCGCCACCTCAAAATAGCTTAGGGTATGTGAAATATCAGTTGGGGCTTCAAATGCATCTTCTCGGAGTAGCGTACACCAAAAGGCACTCAATATGCATTGCTAAAggtatgtaa
- the LOC105215941 gene encoding U3 small nucleolar ribonucleoprotein protein IMP3 isoform X2, with the protein MVRKLKYHEQKLLKKVDFITWKVDNGGKETKVIRRYHIRKPADYTKYNKLSREIRTLSEKIAKLENTDPFRTEAATMLLLKLYDMGLTRNQMDLAVASGVSASSFCRRRLPVVMVKNRLSQNLKNATDLIEQGHIRVGPDMITDPAFLVTRNLEDFVTWVDSSKIKQHVLNYNDERDDFALV; encoded by the exons ATGGTGCGTAAACTAAAATATCACGAGCAGAAATTACTGAAAAAAGTTGACTTCATCACATGGAAAGTAGATAATGGTGGAAAAGAAACAAAAGTTATACGTCGCTATCACATACGCAAGCCAGCCGATTATACCAA ATACAACAAGTTATCGCGTGAGATACGCACGCTGAGCGAAAAAATTGCCAAATTAGAGAATACCGATCCTTTCAGAACCGAAGCGGCTACAATGTTGCTACTGAAGCTCTATGATATGGGTCTAACACGCAATCAAATGGATTTAGCGGTTGCAAGCGGTGTCTCGGCGAGTAGTTTTTGTAGACGTCGCTTGCCGGTGGTGATGGTGAAaa atcGTCTCTCACAAAATCTCAAAAATGCGACAGATCTGATTGAGCAAGGACATATAAGAGTGGGCCCCGATATGATTACGGATCCGGCATTTTTAGTGACACGCAATTTGGAAGATTTCGTCACATGGGTAGATAGCTCCAAGATTAAGCAGCACGTACTGAATTACAATGATGAACGTGATGATTTCgcattagtttaa
- the LOC105215942 gene encoding procathepsin L: MRFGSVVWLLPLFFALAAAQIGFQNVFNLPKNVGNTVKETVSGAFKTENYGEFFKTYGKAAWSEAEKKVHEAEYLLSQQLVDLTNAGKKGYTLGMNAFAAVTNAEFLKFFTGNSKSATGESKASADREEAAPPTTKVPDAFDWRTKGGVTPVKFQDECGSCWAFATTGAIEGHVFRSTKKLPNLSEQNLIDCGPLDYGLNGCDGGYQEYAFAFIKDQQKGVQNSASYAYANKQDKCKYNAANKAAEIKGFAVIKPKDEKTMKAVLATWGPLACSVYAPKSLLLYKEGTYADEECNKGEVNHAVLVVGYGSENGKEHWIVKNSWGKEWGEGGYFRLPLGSNYCGIALECSYPIV, translated from the exons ATGCGTTTTGGCTCAGTGGTGTGGTTGTTACCACTTTTTTTCGCCTTGGCAGCGGCACAAATTGGATTCCAGAATGTATTTAACTTACCGAAGAATGTGGGAAATACTGTTAAGGAGACCGTGTCAGGCGCTTTCAAAACAGAGAATTACGGCGAATTTTtc AAAACATATGGTAAAGCCGCTTGGAGCGAGGCAGAGAAAAAAGTGCACGAAGCAGAATATCTACTAAGTCAACAGTTAGTAGATTTGACTAATGCCGGCAAAAAAGGTTATACATTGGGGATGAACGCTTTTGCCGCTGTAACAAATGCAGAATTCTTGAAGTTTTTCACCGGTAACAGTAAATCAGCAACTGGCGA ATCAAAAGCCAGCGCAGATCGTGAGGAAGCCGCACCACCCACCACCAAAGTGCCGGACGCCTTTGATTGGCGTACCAAGGGTGGTGTTACACCGGTGAAATTTCAAGATGAATGCGGTTCATGTTGGGCCTTTGCCACCACTGGTGCCATTGAGGGTCACGTCTTCCGTAGCACTAAAAAATTACCAAATCTCTCTGAACAAAATCTCATTGATTGCGGTCCACTCGATTATGGACTAAATGGTTGTGATGGCGGTTATCAGGAGTACGCATTCGCCTTTATTAAGGATCAACAGAAGGGTGTGCAAAACAGCGCTAGCTATGCATATGCGAATAAGCAGGATAAGTGTAAATACAATGCGGCCAACAAGGCAGCCGAAATCAAAGGATTCGCCGTAATCAAACCGAAAGATGAGAAAACTATGAAGGCAGTTCTCGCCACATGGGGACCATTGGCATGTTCGGTGTATGCCCCGAAATCATTATTGCTTTACAAGGAGGGCACCTATGCAGATGAGGAGTGCAACAAGGGTGAGGTGAATCATGCGGTGCTTGTTGTTGGCTATGGAAGTGAGAATGGTAAAGAGCATTGGATTGTTAAGAACTCATGGGGCAAGGAGTGGGGCGAGGGTGGTTACTTCAGACTGCCACTCGGTAGCAATTATTGCGGCATTGCCTTAGAATGCAGTTATCCAATTGTTTAA
- the LOC105215941 gene encoding U3 small nucleolar ribonucleoprotein protein IMP3 isoform X1, whose translation MVRKLKYHEQKLLKKVDFITWKVDNGGKETKVIRRYHIRKPADYTKYNKLSREIRTLSEKIAKLENTDPFRTEAATMLLLKLYDMGLTRNQMDLAVASGVSASSFCRRRLPVVMVKSYLAEFTFLSCIYLSRFGNNDIGKILNSFYMYVELNFTYILCYEIEKETCKYIPNCQKVNISAIKYASVKIIFLLCTNGCFVFLESSLTKSQKCDRSD comes from the exons ATGGTGCGTAAACTAAAATATCACGAGCAGAAATTACTGAAAAAAGTTGACTTCATCACATGGAAAGTAGATAATGGTGGAAAAGAAACAAAAGTTATACGTCGCTATCACATACGCAAGCCAGCCGATTATACCAA ATACAACAAGTTATCGCGTGAGATACGCACGCTGAGCGAAAAAATTGCCAAATTAGAGAATACCGATCCTTTCAGAACCGAAGCGGCTACAATGTTGCTACTGAAGCTCTATGATATGGGTCTAACACGCAATCAAATGGATTTAGCGGTTGCAAGCGGTGTCTCGGCGAGTAGTTTTTGTAGACGTCGCTTGCCGGTGGTGATGGTGAAaa GTTATCTTGCAGAATTTACTTTCCTTAGCTGCATATATTTAAGTCGATTTGGAAATAACGATATCGGCAAGatcttaaattcattttatatgtatgtggagtTAAATTTCACTTACATTTTGTGCTatgaaatagaaaaagaaaCATGCAAATATATTCCAAATTGTCAAAAAGTCAATATTTCTGCAATCAAATACGCCAGcgtcaaaattattttcctGTTATGCACTAATGGATGTTTTGTTTTCTTGga atcGTCTCTCACAAAATCTCAAAAATGCGACAGATCTGATTGA